Proteins from a single region of Methanoculleus horonobensis:
- a CDS encoding V-type ATP synthase subunit F, translating to MEIAVVGTGEFILGFRLAGVRRTYAAETDERLVEHINQVLDDRDVGILVLKGSDMERIPLRLRTTLENSVKPTVIAIGGDEGGLSMRERIKRSVGVDLWK from the coding sequence ATGGAGATCGCAGTTGTCGGTACCGGTGAATTCATCCTCGGTTTCAGGCTCGCGGGTGTTCGAAGAACCTACGCGGCCGAGACCGACGAACGACTGGTCGAGCATATCAACCAGGTGCTGGATGACAGGGATGTCGGCATCCTCGTGCTGAAAGGCAGCGACATGGAGCGGATCCCTCTGCGGCTTCGCACCACCCTCGAAAACTCCGTCAAGCCGACGGTTATCGCGATCGGCGGAGATGAGGGCGGCCTGTCGATGAGAGAGAGAATCAAGAGATCGGTGGGTGTTGATCTGTGGAAGTAA